A portion of the Tepidanaerobacter syntrophicus genome contains these proteins:
- a CDS encoding pyrimidine-nucleoside phosphorylase, with product MTDIIEKKKRGLKLSKEEIQFVIDGYVNGSISDYQISALLMAIYFKGMDEDETTNLTMAMAYSGETVDLSEIKGIKVDKHSTGGIADTTTLVLVPLASSVGVKIAKMSGRGLGHTGGTIDKLESIPGFCCELDAKTFINSVNTIGAAITGQSKNLVPADKMLYALRDVTATVDSMPLIASSIMSKKIAGGADKIILDVKFGSGAFMKTFEDALELGRLMVKIGNRAERETIAYITDMEQPLGLAIGNAIEVIEAIEVLKGSGHPDLLTLCLEFAAEMMRMAEIESDKSKAVAKLKDSIDTGKALEKFSEIIKNQGGNPKVIQDYSLFPQAKYELEVTAAQDGYVSKIDGVRLGTTAMKLGAGRQKKDDVIDPAVGIWIYKKVGDEVNKGEVFAKILANDRAKLDWAKDEVKEAFEFDLKPTEKRKVIWAKITGDKIAKF from the coding sequence ATGACAGATATTATTGAAAAAAAGAAGCGGGGATTAAAACTTTCAAAAGAGGAGATACAGTTTGTAATTGACGGCTATGTAAACGGCAGCATTTCTGATTATCAGATATCGGCTCTGCTTATGGCAATTTATTTTAAAGGAATGGACGAAGATGAGACAACAAATCTTACTATGGCTATGGCTTACTCAGGCGAAACAGTAGATTTATCTGAAATCAAAGGCATTAAAGTGGATAAACATTCTACAGGAGGTATTGCAGACACCACTACGTTGGTTTTAGTTCCCCTTGCTTCTTCTGTGGGAGTAAAGATCGCAAAAATGTCCGGACGAGGTTTAGGACATACGGGAGGCACTATAGATAAGCTGGAATCAATTCCCGGATTTTGCTGCGAACTGGATGCAAAAACTTTTATCAATTCAGTAAACACCATTGGCGCTGCAATAACAGGCCAGTCAAAGAACCTGGTGCCGGCAGACAAAATGCTCTATGCACTAAGGGATGTAACAGCAACAGTAGATTCCATGCCTCTTATAGCAAGCTCAATAATGAGTAAAAAAATTGCCGGTGGTGCCGATAAAATAATCTTAGATGTAAAGTTTGGCAGCGGTGCCTTTATGAAAACCTTTGAAGATGCCTTAGAGCTCGGACGTTTAATGGTAAAGATAGGAAATAGAGCGGAAAGAGAAACTATAGCCTATATTACTGATATGGAGCAGCCTCTAGGTCTTGCTATCGGCAACGCCATAGAGGTTATAGAAGCAATAGAGGTGTTGAAAGGAAGCGGACATCCGGATCTTCTTACACTTTGCCTTGAGTTTGCTGCAGAAATGATGCGAATGGCTGAAATTGAAAGCGATAAATCAAAGGCCGTGGCAAAACTAAAAGATAGCATAGACACAGGAAAAGCACTTGAAAAATTTAGTGAGATAATAAAAAACCAGGGAGGAAATCCGAAAGTTATCCAGGATTATTCACTGTTTCCTCAAGCTAAATATGAACTTGAAGTTACCGCAGCACAAGACGGCTACGTAAGCAAAATCGATGGAGTGCGTTTAGGCACTACAGCCATGAAACTTGGAGCAGGCAGGCAAAAGAAGGATGATGTGATAGATCCGGCAGTGGGTATTTGGATATATAAAAAAGTGGGAGATGAAGTAAATAAGGGCGAAGTCTTTGCAAAAATTTTAGCAAATGACAGAGCAAAACTTGACTGGGCGAAGGATGAAGTAAAAGAAGCCTTTGAATTTGACTTAAAGCCCACCGAAAAAAGGAAGGTTATTTGGGCGAAGATAACAGGAGATAAAATAGCGAAGTTTTAA
- a CDS encoding phosphopentomutase — MIKKVTMIVLDSVGVGEMPDAAKYGDEGSNTLGNTARAVGGLNMPNMQKLGIGNIIDVMGVPPVKKPLGAYGKAAEKSPGKDTTTGHWELAGVVLERPFPVYPNGFPPEIIEEFEKRTGTKVLGNKPASGTQIIQELGDEHVKTKCPIVYTSADSVFQIAAHEDIIPLERLYEMCRIAREILQGEHAVARVIARPFTGTSGNYVRTYNRADFSLKPPYETLLDKVLAAGMEVIGVGKIWDIFAGQGITKSIHTNGNTDGINKTILAMNELDRGLVFTNLVDYDMLYGHGNDPVGYAKALEEFDARLPEIISKLKEEDVLIITADHGCDPTTESTDHSREYIPVLIYGSKIKPAVNLNTLPCFSDVGQTVADFLGCEKLKNGKSLKELITYSL, encoded by the coding sequence ATGATAAAAAAAGTTACTATGATAGTGCTTGACAGTGTAGGTGTTGGAGAAATGCCGGATGCTGCAAAATATGGAGATGAGGGAAGCAACACGCTGGGAAATACAGCACGGGCTGTAGGCGGGCTTAATATGCCTAACATGCAAAAGCTGGGCATTGGAAATATTATAGATGTGATGGGAGTGCCGCCGGTAAAAAAGCCTCTTGGCGCATATGGCAAGGCAGCCGAAAAATCTCCCGGCAAAGATACTACTACAGGACATTGGGAGCTTGCGGGAGTCGTCCTGGAAAGGCCGTTTCCTGTATATCCTAATGGCTTTCCTCCAGAAATAATAGAAGAATTTGAAAAAAGAACAGGCACTAAAGTCTTAGGCAACAAGCCGGCCTCAGGCACGCAAATAATCCAAGAGCTGGGAGATGAGCATGTCAAGACCAAGTGCCCAATAGTATATACTTCGGCTGATTCTGTATTTCAGATAGCAGCTCACGAAGATATAATTCCACTTGAAAGACTTTATGAGATGTGCAGAATTGCCAGAGAGATACTTCAGGGAGAACACGCAGTGGCAAGAGTAATAGCACGTCCATTCACCGGTACATCGGGAAATTACGTAAGAACATATAACAGAGCTGATTTTTCACTAAAACCCCCTTACGAGACCCTCCTTGACAAGGTTTTGGCTGCCGGGATGGAAGTTATCGGCGTCGGCAAAATTTGGGATATTTTTGCAGGACAGGGTATAACTAAGTCGATTCATACAAATGGGAATACAGATGGGATAAATAAAACTATTTTAGCTATGAATGAGCTTGACCGGGGACTAGTATTTACAAATCTTGTGGATTACGACATGCTTTACGGACACGGAAACGATCCTGTAGGATATGCAAAAGCCTTAGAAGAATTTGATGCCCGTCTTCCTGAAATAATTTCAAAACTTAAAGAAGAAGATGTGCTGATAATTACCGCGGACCATGGATGTGATCCAACCACTGAAAGCACTGACCATTCAAGGGAATATATTCCCGTCCTGATTTATGGAAGCAAGATAAAGCCGGCAGTAAACCTTAACACTTTGCCGTGTTTTTCTGATGTGGGCCAAACGGTAGCCGATTTTCTCGGCTGCGAAAAGCTAAAGAATGGAAAAAGCCTTAAAGAGCTTATAACATATAGTTTATGA